A genomic window from Punica granatum isolate Tunisia-2019 chromosome 2, ASM765513v2, whole genome shotgun sequence includes:
- the LOC116197214 gene encoding uncharacterized protein LOC116197214 isoform X1 — protein sequence MKTPNFVPMLSDPKNRSWLCSLLIVASLIWGAYFFGSTFIAKEYKDVGTSSLRFMRWEVLSDMQKRDISACKDRCRPSGSEPLPKGIVVKASNLELQPLWGSIKHNKNSRAEKSLLVLAVGIKQKEIVDKIVKKFPQSIFVVMLFHYDGVVDDWKNLEWSKHAVHVSAVNQTKWWFAKRFLHPDIVFEYEYIFLWDEDLGVENFDPVGYLSIVKDEGLEISQPALDPVKSDVHHPITSRQSRSRVHRRMYKFKGSGRCDSQSTAPPCVGWVEMMAPVFSKAAWRCAWHMVQNDLIHAWGLDQLLGYCAQGDRTRKVGVVDSEYIVHLGLPTLGVMDHNQNATNVASEGKTASKSDTKASAGSKVVDNRMEVRQRSFIEMQIFRKRWKDAVEEDQCWVDPHRTPANRTPH from the exons ATGAAGACACCCAACTTC GTTCCTATGCTATCAGACCCGAAGAATAGATCATGGCTTTGCAGTCTCCTTATTGTAGCTTCCTTGATATGGGGTGCTTACTTCTTTGGCAGCACATTCATCGCAAAGGAATACAAAGATGTGGGTACTTCTTCCTTG AGGTTCATGAGATGGGAAGTGCTCAGTGACATGCAGAAAAGGGATATTTCTGCATGCAAG GACCGCTGCAGACCCTCTGGAAGCGAGCCTTTGCCAAAGGGAATTGTGGTCAAAGCATCGAACTTGGAACTGCAGCCTCTGTGGGGCTCCATCAAACATAAT AAAAACTCGAGAGCTGAGAAGAGTTTATTAGTGCTGGCAGTTGGAatcaaacaaaaagaaatagtGGACAAAATCGTCAAAAAG TTTCCGCAGAGTATTTTCGTGGTGATGCTGTTTCACTATGATGGTGTTGTGGATGACTGGAAGAATTTAGAATGGAGCAAACATGCAGTACATGTTTCAGCAGTGAATCAGACAAAATG GTGGTTTGCCAAGCGATTTTTGCATCCTGACATAGTGTTTGAGTACGAGTATATATTCCTCTGGGATGAGGACCTTGGCGTCGAAAACTTTGATCCTGTTGG ATATCTGTCGATTGTGAAAGATGAGGGCCTTGAGATCTCACAGCCAGCACTTGATCCTGTCAAgtccgatgttcatcatcccattACTTCTCGCCAAAGTCGATCCAGAGTTCACCG GAGAATGTATAAGTTCAAAGGCAGTGGAAGGTGTGATAGTCAAAGTACTGCTCCCCCTTGTGTTGG GTGGGTGGAAATGATGGCACCAGTCTTCTCGAAGGCTGCTTGGCGGTGTGCGTGGCACATGGTCCAG AACGACTTGATCCATGCATGGGGCCTGGACCAGCTCCTCGGATACTGTGCCCAA GGTGATCGCACCAGGAAAGTTGGGGTAGTTGATTCTGAGTACATAGTGCATCTCGGTCTCCCCACACTTGGGGTCATGGACCATAATCAG AATGCTACCAATGTTGCTTCGGAAGGAAAAACCGCCTCAAAGTCGGACACTAAG GCATCGGCGGGTTCCAAGGTGGTTGACAACAGAATGGAA GTGAGGCAACGCTCCTTCATTGAAATGCAGATATTCAGGAAAAGATGGAAAGATGCCGTTGAAGAGGATCAATGCTGGGTTGATCCTCATCGAACGCCAGCAAATAGAACCCCTCATTGA
- the LOC116197214 gene encoding uncharacterized protein LOC116197214 isoform X2 translates to MKTPNFVPMLSDPKNRSWLCSLLIVASLIWGAYFFGSTFIAKEYKDRFMRWEVLSDMQKRDISACKDRCRPSGSEPLPKGIVVKASNLELQPLWGSIKHNKNSRAEKSLLVLAVGIKQKEIVDKIVKKFPQSIFVVMLFHYDGVVDDWKNLEWSKHAVHVSAVNQTKWWFAKRFLHPDIVFEYEYIFLWDEDLGVENFDPVGYLSIVKDEGLEISQPALDPVKSDVHHPITSRQSRSRVHRRMYKFKGSGRCDSQSTAPPCVGWVEMMAPVFSKAAWRCAWHMVQNDLIHAWGLDQLLGYCAQGDRTRKVGVVDSEYIVHLGLPTLGVMDHNQNATNVASEGKTASKSDTKASAGSKVVDNRMEVRQRSFIEMQIFRKRWKDAVEEDQCWVDPHRTPANRTPH, encoded by the exons ATGAAGACACCCAACTTC GTTCCTATGCTATCAGACCCGAAGAATAGATCATGGCTTTGCAGTCTCCTTATTGTAGCTTCCTTGATATGGGGTGCTTACTTCTTTGGCAGCACATTCATCGCAAAGGAATACAAAGAT AGGTTCATGAGATGGGAAGTGCTCAGTGACATGCAGAAAAGGGATATTTCTGCATGCAAG GACCGCTGCAGACCCTCTGGAAGCGAGCCTTTGCCAAAGGGAATTGTGGTCAAAGCATCGAACTTGGAACTGCAGCCTCTGTGGGGCTCCATCAAACATAAT AAAAACTCGAGAGCTGAGAAGAGTTTATTAGTGCTGGCAGTTGGAatcaaacaaaaagaaatagtGGACAAAATCGTCAAAAAG TTTCCGCAGAGTATTTTCGTGGTGATGCTGTTTCACTATGATGGTGTTGTGGATGACTGGAAGAATTTAGAATGGAGCAAACATGCAGTACATGTTTCAGCAGTGAATCAGACAAAATG GTGGTTTGCCAAGCGATTTTTGCATCCTGACATAGTGTTTGAGTACGAGTATATATTCCTCTGGGATGAGGACCTTGGCGTCGAAAACTTTGATCCTGTTGG ATATCTGTCGATTGTGAAAGATGAGGGCCTTGAGATCTCACAGCCAGCACTTGATCCTGTCAAgtccgatgttcatcatcccattACTTCTCGCCAAAGTCGATCCAGAGTTCACCG GAGAATGTATAAGTTCAAAGGCAGTGGAAGGTGTGATAGTCAAAGTACTGCTCCCCCTTGTGTTGG GTGGGTGGAAATGATGGCACCAGTCTTCTCGAAGGCTGCTTGGCGGTGTGCGTGGCACATGGTCCAG AACGACTTGATCCATGCATGGGGCCTGGACCAGCTCCTCGGATACTGTGCCCAA GGTGATCGCACCAGGAAAGTTGGGGTAGTTGATTCTGAGTACATAGTGCATCTCGGTCTCCCCACACTTGGGGTCATGGACCATAATCAG AATGCTACCAATGTTGCTTCGGAAGGAAAAACCGCCTCAAAGTCGGACACTAAG GCATCGGCGGGTTCCAAGGTGGTTGACAACAGAATGGAA GTGAGGCAACGCTCCTTCATTGAAATGCAGATATTCAGGAAAAGATGGAAAGATGCCGTTGAAGAGGATCAATGCTGGGTTGATCCTCATCGAACGCCAGCAAATAGAACCCCTCATTGA
- the LOC116197214 gene encoding uncharacterized protein LOC116197214 isoform X3, giving the protein MLSDPKNRSWLCSLLIVASLIWGAYFFGSTFIAKEYKDVGTSSLRFMRWEVLSDMQKRDISACKDRCRPSGSEPLPKGIVVKASNLELQPLWGSIKHNKNSRAEKSLLVLAVGIKQKEIVDKIVKKFPQSIFVVMLFHYDGVVDDWKNLEWSKHAVHVSAVNQTKWWFAKRFLHPDIVFEYEYIFLWDEDLGVENFDPVGYLSIVKDEGLEISQPALDPVKSDVHHPITSRQSRSRVHRRMYKFKGSGRCDSQSTAPPCVGWVEMMAPVFSKAAWRCAWHMVQNDLIHAWGLDQLLGYCAQGDRTRKVGVVDSEYIVHLGLPTLGVMDHNQNATNVASEGKTASKSDTKASAGSKVVDNRMEVRQRSFIEMQIFRKRWKDAVEEDQCWVDPHRTPANRTPH; this is encoded by the exons ATGCTATCAGACCCGAAGAATAGATCATGGCTTTGCAGTCTCCTTATTGTAGCTTCCTTGATATGGGGTGCTTACTTCTTTGGCAGCACATTCATCGCAAAGGAATACAAAGATGTGGGTACTTCTTCCTTG AGGTTCATGAGATGGGAAGTGCTCAGTGACATGCAGAAAAGGGATATTTCTGCATGCAAG GACCGCTGCAGACCCTCTGGAAGCGAGCCTTTGCCAAAGGGAATTGTGGTCAAAGCATCGAACTTGGAACTGCAGCCTCTGTGGGGCTCCATCAAACATAAT AAAAACTCGAGAGCTGAGAAGAGTTTATTAGTGCTGGCAGTTGGAatcaaacaaaaagaaatagtGGACAAAATCGTCAAAAAG TTTCCGCAGAGTATTTTCGTGGTGATGCTGTTTCACTATGATGGTGTTGTGGATGACTGGAAGAATTTAGAATGGAGCAAACATGCAGTACATGTTTCAGCAGTGAATCAGACAAAATG GTGGTTTGCCAAGCGATTTTTGCATCCTGACATAGTGTTTGAGTACGAGTATATATTCCTCTGGGATGAGGACCTTGGCGTCGAAAACTTTGATCCTGTTGG ATATCTGTCGATTGTGAAAGATGAGGGCCTTGAGATCTCACAGCCAGCACTTGATCCTGTCAAgtccgatgttcatcatcccattACTTCTCGCCAAAGTCGATCCAGAGTTCACCG GAGAATGTATAAGTTCAAAGGCAGTGGAAGGTGTGATAGTCAAAGTACTGCTCCCCCTTGTGTTGG GTGGGTGGAAATGATGGCACCAGTCTTCTCGAAGGCTGCTTGGCGGTGTGCGTGGCACATGGTCCAG AACGACTTGATCCATGCATGGGGCCTGGACCAGCTCCTCGGATACTGTGCCCAA GGTGATCGCACCAGGAAAGTTGGGGTAGTTGATTCTGAGTACATAGTGCATCTCGGTCTCCCCACACTTGGGGTCATGGACCATAATCAG AATGCTACCAATGTTGCTTCGGAAGGAAAAACCGCCTCAAAGTCGGACACTAAG GCATCGGCGGGTTCCAAGGTGGTTGACAACAGAATGGAA GTGAGGCAACGCTCCTTCATTGAAATGCAGATATTCAGGAAAAGATGGAAAGATGCCGTTGAAGAGGATCAATGCTGGGTTGATCCTCATCGAACGCCAGCAAATAGAACCCCTCATTGA
- the LOC116196417 gene encoding uncharacterized protein LOC116196417, with protein MSLNMSSVSSYLLLLCFFLPSFSAAALNISEILEKYPDFRSFSIHLRETGLADSVNGGKKITVLAVDNRAMSKISGGPTEEVERLLRLHLVRGYYRARHLLQLTNGTASLPTFSQDDLVRVKALRGGGVGFSAAGEGPGLGAELLKPVFSHPKDRVAVLHVSDLIRQQDNASGNCLTFCASARSKKVEALPISTVFKLPAPLPSWPAGKGFASGTIDLGGLLVQQTTTFTKVWATHEGGPDNLGATFFEPSLLPEGYFMLGSYAQPNNKPLFGGILIGKDGTNSLTNGTLKKPINYTLVWSSESLKINQEGSGYIWLPVPPDGYTAVGHVVTTSSEKPSTDKVRCIRSDLTDHCETDTWIWGNGNAINVFTSRPSIRGIEARGVGVGAFFAQASAPNSSVLACLRNTKFDSSSMPNQNQIEALVREYSPLVYFHSDEAFLPSSVGWFFTNGALLYKKEEETKPVPIEMTGSNLPQGGSSDGTYWLDLPLEGAAKDRVKKGELQSSQAYLHVKPMLGATFTDIAMWIFYPFNGPARAKVKFFDISLGRLGEHVGDWEHLTLRISNFDGRLWSVYLAEHSAGIWVSAAELEYQNSSTNKFVAYSSLHGHALYFKPGMFLQGGEGIGVRNDFAKSKMFMDTGANFSVVKAEHLGSAIIEPAWLNYCREWGPKVDYDIAEEMQKAVKVLPGKLKTAFRSVVQSLPDEVLKEEGPIGPKMKGSWIGDEV; from the exons ATGTCTCTCAACATGTCCTCTGTTTCCTCGTATCTGCTCTTGCTCTGTTTCTTCCTCCCCTCGTTCTCTGCAGCCGCCCTCAACATTTCCGAGATCCTCGAGAAATACCCGGATTTCCGCTCCTTCAGCATCCATCTCAGAGAGACCGGTTTAGCAGATTCCGTCAATGGGGGGAAGAAGATCACGGTTCTTGCAGTGGACAACAGGGCCATGTCCAAGATTTCCGGGGGTCCGACGGAGGAGGTCGAGAGGCTCCTGAGGCTGCACCTGGTTCGAGGCTACTACAGAGCAAGGCACCTCCTGCAGCTGACCAACGGAACCGCCTCATTGCCCACGTTCTCCCAAGATGATCTCGTCCGCGTTAAGGCTTTGAGGGGTGGCGGGGTTGGCTTCAGTGCTGCAGGTGAAGGACCGGGGCTCGGTGCCGAGCTGTTAAAGCCCGTCTTTTCTCATCCAAAGGACCGCGTCGCGGTTCTGCACGTAAGCGATCTGATAAGGCAACAGGACAATG CATCAGGGAATTGCCTTACCTTCTGTGCTTCTGCTAGATCAAAGAAGGTTGAGGCTTTGCCTATCAGCACTGTCTTCAAGCTCCCTGCACCATTGCCGAGCTGGCCAGCCG GAAAAGGATTTGCAAGTGGAACGATCGATCTCGGTGGATTGCTAGTGCAACAGACAACAACTTTCACAAAAGTTTGGGCGACCCATGAAGGAGGACCTGATAACCTCGGGGCTACATTTTTCGAACCTTCTCTCTTACCAGAAGGATACTTCATGCTGGGCTCTTATGCCCAACCGAACAATAAACCTCTGTTTGGCGGAATACTCATCGGGAAAGATGGGACAAATAGCCTAACAAATGGAACTTTGAAGAAGCCGATTAATTACACACTGGTTTGGAGCAGCGAGTCCTTGAAGATAAACCAAGAGGGCAGCGGCTACATTTGGTTACCGGTTCCACCCGATGGTTATACAGCAGTAGGTCACGTGGTTACGACCTCATCGGAGAAGCCATCTACTGACAAAGTCAGATGCATCCGGTCCGACTTAACTGACCACTGTGAAACCGACACGTGGATTTGGGGAAATGGGAATGCCATCAATGTTTTCACCTCGAGGCCAAGCATAAGAGGTATTGAAGCTCGTGGGGTTGGTGTGGGAGCATTTTTTGCCCAGGCTAGTGCACCCAATTCCTCTGTTCTGGCTTGTTTGAGGAACACGAAGTTCGATTCGTCTTCTATGCCAAACCAAAACCAAATTGAAGCTCTTGTTCGAGAATACTCTCCATTGGTGTACTTTCATTCCGATGAAGCATTTCTCCCATCTTCGGTGGGCTGGTTTTTCACCAACGGCGCTTTGCTATacaaaaaggaagaagaaacaaaacCAGTTCCAATTGAAATGACCGGCTCAAACCTACCCCAAGGTGGTTCAAGTGACGGCACCTACTGGTTGGACCTTCCCTTGGAAGGAGCGGCCAAAGATAGAGTTAAAAAGGGAGAACTCCAAAGCTCACAGGCATACTTGCACGTGAAACCGATGCTTGGAGCGACATTTACTGACATTGCTATGTGGATTTTCTACCCATTCAATGGACCTGCAAGAGCAAAAGTAAAGTTCTTCGATATTTCACTGGGGAGGCTAGGTGAGCATGTAGGTGACTGGGAGCATCTCACGCTGAGAATCAGCAACTTCGATGGCCGGCTATGGAGTGTATACTTGGCAGAACACAGTGCTGGCATTTGGGTCAGTGCTGCAGAGCTCGAGTATCAGAACAGCAGCACCAACAAGTTCGTGGCTTATTCTTCTCTACATGGGCATGCCCTGTATTTTAAACCAGGAATGTTTCTTCAAGGTGGTGAAGGGATTGGAGTGAGGAACGACTTTGCAAAGAGCAAGATGTTCATGGACACTGGGGCAAATTTCTCAGTGGTTAAAGCTGAGCATTTGGGGTCGGCCATTATTGAACCAGCATGGCTTAATTACTGCAGGGAATGGGGCCCTAAAGTGGACTATGACATTGCAGAGGAAATGCAGAAGGCCGTGAAAGTGTTGCCTGGGAAGCTTAAAACTGCATTTAGAAGTGTTGTTCAGAGCCTTCCAGACGAGGTACTCAAGGAAGAAGGACCTATAGGACCAAAAATGAAAGGAAGTTGGATCGGGGACGAAGTTTGA
- the LOC116197214 gene encoding uncharacterized protein LOC116197214 isoform X4, translating into MLSDPKNRSWLCSLLIVASLIWGAYFFGSTFIAKEYKDRFMRWEVLSDMQKRDISACKDRCRPSGSEPLPKGIVVKASNLELQPLWGSIKHNKNSRAEKSLLVLAVGIKQKEIVDKIVKKFPQSIFVVMLFHYDGVVDDWKNLEWSKHAVHVSAVNQTKWWFAKRFLHPDIVFEYEYIFLWDEDLGVENFDPVGYLSIVKDEGLEISQPALDPVKSDVHHPITSRQSRSRVHRRMYKFKGSGRCDSQSTAPPCVGWVEMMAPVFSKAAWRCAWHMVQNDLIHAWGLDQLLGYCAQGDRTRKVGVVDSEYIVHLGLPTLGVMDHNQNATNVASEGKTASKSDTKASAGSKVVDNRMEVRQRSFIEMQIFRKRWKDAVEEDQCWVDPHRTPANRTPH; encoded by the exons ATGCTATCAGACCCGAAGAATAGATCATGGCTTTGCAGTCTCCTTATTGTAGCTTCCTTGATATGGGGTGCTTACTTCTTTGGCAGCACATTCATCGCAAAGGAATACAAAGAT AGGTTCATGAGATGGGAAGTGCTCAGTGACATGCAGAAAAGGGATATTTCTGCATGCAAG GACCGCTGCAGACCCTCTGGAAGCGAGCCTTTGCCAAAGGGAATTGTGGTCAAAGCATCGAACTTGGAACTGCAGCCTCTGTGGGGCTCCATCAAACATAAT AAAAACTCGAGAGCTGAGAAGAGTTTATTAGTGCTGGCAGTTGGAatcaaacaaaaagaaatagtGGACAAAATCGTCAAAAAG TTTCCGCAGAGTATTTTCGTGGTGATGCTGTTTCACTATGATGGTGTTGTGGATGACTGGAAGAATTTAGAATGGAGCAAACATGCAGTACATGTTTCAGCAGTGAATCAGACAAAATG GTGGTTTGCCAAGCGATTTTTGCATCCTGACATAGTGTTTGAGTACGAGTATATATTCCTCTGGGATGAGGACCTTGGCGTCGAAAACTTTGATCCTGTTGG ATATCTGTCGATTGTGAAAGATGAGGGCCTTGAGATCTCACAGCCAGCACTTGATCCTGTCAAgtccgatgttcatcatcccattACTTCTCGCCAAAGTCGATCCAGAGTTCACCG GAGAATGTATAAGTTCAAAGGCAGTGGAAGGTGTGATAGTCAAAGTACTGCTCCCCCTTGTGTTGG GTGGGTGGAAATGATGGCACCAGTCTTCTCGAAGGCTGCTTGGCGGTGTGCGTGGCACATGGTCCAG AACGACTTGATCCATGCATGGGGCCTGGACCAGCTCCTCGGATACTGTGCCCAA GGTGATCGCACCAGGAAAGTTGGGGTAGTTGATTCTGAGTACATAGTGCATCTCGGTCTCCCCACACTTGGGGTCATGGACCATAATCAG AATGCTACCAATGTTGCTTCGGAAGGAAAAACCGCCTCAAAGTCGGACACTAAG GCATCGGCGGGTTCCAAGGTGGTTGACAACAGAATGGAA GTGAGGCAACGCTCCTTCATTGAAATGCAGATATTCAGGAAAAGATGGAAAGATGCCGTTGAAGAGGATCAATGCTGGGTTGATCCTCATCGAACGCCAGCAAATAGAACCCCTCATTGA